Proteins from a genomic interval of Sphingobacterium sp. SYP-B4668:
- a CDS encoding TlpA family protein disulfide reductase, whose product MRKIHYRCLIVALLLGLGMVQAQSSKTADLTKRLHVGDSFVPPASVQLIRGLEKRIDWKQLEDKVVLLDFFDTSCATCIQTMPKLQRLKDLYPDKFEVITVTWQDRNTMTRFFSKNTFLKEQGVNLSVIYSDLYLKSLFPHQTVPHAVLLYKGKVKAITSSGFITEENILRLYEHGSIQLPLKDDYGRRDLLANQSSDSRQFKLGTIITDYQDGVPYRSWKFELDSVTGLYKSSIYNASLFTALKAIVSKGKLNKSNYIPRMDRVIWKVRDSTIYYDFAKENDWRIRHGICYERYDAIQRNDSVQAQIVREDLEDFFGVSVYEGTYKMKVLSLISTDIKPYKAPKGVEAMVYLGTTVFAGFMDLSEEFPPIVDGVKSELEIKIYPYKSLEQLNEQLASYGIKAVHSEKEIEVLFIEEI is encoded by the coding sequence TGCTATTGGGGTTAGGCATGGTACAGGCACAATCTAGTAAAACGGCGGATTTGACTAAACGACTGCATGTCGGAGATAGTTTTGTGCCACCAGCTTCGGTACAGCTGATAAGAGGACTAGAAAAGAGAATTGATTGGAAGCAATTGGAAGATAAGGTGGTCCTATTGGATTTCTTTGATACTTCTTGTGCTACCTGTATACAGACAATGCCGAAGCTTCAACGATTAAAGGATCTTTATCCAGACAAATTTGAAGTCATCACTGTTACTTGGCAAGATCGAAATACGATGACTCGTTTCTTTTCAAAGAATACGTTTTTAAAGGAGCAAGGAGTCAATCTTTCCGTGATCTATTCCGACTTATATTTGAAGAGCTTATTTCCGCACCAGACAGTACCGCATGCTGTTTTATTGTATAAAGGAAAAGTAAAGGCGATTACTTCATCAGGGTTCATAACGGAAGAAAATATACTAAGGCTCTATGAGCATGGAAGTATTCAGCTTCCCTTAAAGGATGATTATGGAAGACGGGACCTTTTAGCCAATCAAAGTAGCGATAGTAGACAGTTTAAGCTTGGAACAATAATAACAGACTATCAGGATGGAGTGCCCTACCGTTCTTGGAAATTTGAATTGGATAGTGTTACGGGCTTGTATAAGAGCTCAATCTACAACGCGTCTTTGTTCACTGCGCTGAAGGCAATCGTATCCAAAGGAAAACTTAACAAGAGCAACTATATCCCTCGTATGGATAGAGTAATATGGAAAGTGCGTGACTCGACCATATACTACGATTTTGCCAAAGAAAACGACTGGAGGATCAGACACGGAATTTGTTACGAACGCTATGATGCTATTCAACGGAATGATTCGGTGCAGGCGCAGATCGTAAGGGAAGACCTGGAGGATTTTTTTGGTGTCAGCGTGTATGAAGGCACGTATAAAATGAAAGTCTTGAGCTTGATCAGTACGGATATCAAACCGTATAAAGCCCCTAAAGGTGTGGAAGCGATGGTCTATTTGGGGACAACTGTGTTTGCCGGCTTTATGGATCTAAGTGAAGAGTTCCCCCCGATAGTGGATGGGGTAAAGTCGGAGCTGGAAATAAAAATATACCCATACAAGTCGCTCGAACAACTTAACGAGCAGCTTGCAAGTTATGGAATTAAAGCTGTGCATAGTGAAAAGGAGATTGAGGTTCTCTTTATTGAAGAGATTTAG
- a CDS encoding DUF5675 family protein has protein sequence MIKLNRVAQGKQSTLSMLYIDQIFVCYVLEDAVRPEKIKHETCIPEGSYTLALNRRAGMNTRYQKDYPQLHQGMVEVTGIQEYSLVFFHTGNAHTDTSGCLLVGDSFKMVDGDYRVEASVKAYRKVYPQLVKCIRQGEVEIVVQNHRLYME, from the coding sequence ATGATTAAACTCAATCGAGTGGCACAAGGGAAGCAAAGTACCTTGTCCATGCTTTATATTGACCAAATATTCGTGTGCTACGTCTTGGAAGATGCCGTCAGGCCTGAAAAGATTAAGCATGAGACCTGCATACCAGAAGGGAGCTATACCCTTGCGCTTAACCGACGTGCGGGGATGAATACCCGATATCAGAAGGACTATCCTCAACTCCATCAGGGCATGGTGGAGGTCACGGGTATCCAGGAGTATTCCTTGGTATTCTTCCATACAGGCAATGCACATACGGATACCAGTGGATGCCTACTGGTGGGTGATTCCTTTAAGATGGTGGATGGTGACTATCGTGTAGAGGCATCTGTCAAAGCCTACAGAAAAGTGTACCCACAGTTAGTGAAATGCATCCGGCAAGGGGAGGTGGAGATCGTGGTGCAAAATCATCGACTGTACATGGAGTAA